One window of the Shewanella cyperi genome contains the following:
- the pomA gene encoding flagellar motor protein PomA → MDLATLIGLLGGFAFIIMAMVSSGGLAIFVDVPSVLIVFGGSLFVVMMKFNLKQFLGAVKIAAKAFMFKLEKPEELIEQSVSMADAARKGGFLALEEAQISNSFMQKAVDMLVDGHDGDVVREALEKDIALTEERHRTGISIFKAFGDVAPAMGMIGTLVGLVAMLSNMDDPKSIGPSMAVALLTTLYGAVIANMVAIPIADKLALRMGEEMLNRNLIMDAVLAIQDGQNPRVIEGFLKNYLSEKQRKIDTTDGE, encoded by the coding sequence GTGGATTTAGCAACCCTGATAGGCTTGTTGGGCGGCTTTGCATTTATCATCATGGCCATGGTCAGCAGCGGCGGTCTGGCTATCTTCGTCGATGTGCCTTCCGTGCTTATCGTATTTGGCGGCTCGCTGTTTGTGGTGATGATGAAATTCAACCTCAAGCAATTCCTCGGTGCAGTGAAGATTGCCGCCAAGGCCTTTATGTTCAAGCTGGAAAAGCCCGAAGAGCTGATTGAGCAGTCGGTGTCCATGGCCGATGCGGCCCGTAAGGGTGGCTTTCTGGCTCTGGAAGAGGCGCAAATCTCCAACAGTTTTATGCAAAAGGCCGTTGACATGTTGGTTGACGGCCACGACGGTGACGTGGTGCGTGAGGCCCTGGAAAAGGACATTGCCCTCACAGAGGAGCGCCATCGTACCGGTATCAGTATTTTCAAGGCCTTCGGTGACGTGGCTCCGGCCATGGGTATGATAGGTACCCTGGTGGGTCTGGTGGCCATGTTGTCCAACATGGATGACCCCAAGTCCATCGGCCCCTCCATGGCGGTGGCTCTGTTGACCACACTCTACGGCGCTGTGATTGCCAACATGGTGGCCATCCCCATTGCCGACAAGCTGGCGCTGCGGATGGGCGAGGAAATGCTTAACCGTAACCTGATTATGGATGCCGTGTTGGCAATTCAGGACGGCCAGAACCCCAGGGTGATCGAAGGCTTCCTCAAGAACTATCTGTCCGAAAAACAGCGGAAGATAGACACCACGGACGGGGAGTAA
- the ispA gene encoding (2E,6E)-farnesyl diphosphate synthase — MLKHSLALCQARVDAILAREIDQLDDGAPRLKQAMRHGALLGGKRIRPFLVYAVGELLGVDKQQLDPCAAAIECIHAYSLIHDDLPAMDNDCLRRGQPTVHIAFDEATAILAGDALQTLAFDIISTADAELDAQQRLQMVKALAQASGYAGMCGGQAIDLAATGQSIDLAQLTRLHNLKTGALIRCAAELALIAAKAPESEKAALRSYADAIGLAFQVQDDILDITATTEELGKPQGSDLNANKSTFPKLLGLAGAQQTADNLVADALSALAKLPYNSQLLAEFARFIIERRV; from the coding sequence GTGCTCAAACACAGTCTGGCACTATGCCAAGCCCGGGTTGATGCCATTCTCGCCCGGGAAATTGATCAACTGGACGACGGCGCACCGCGCCTGAAGCAGGCCATGCGCCACGGCGCCCTCCTCGGCGGCAAACGTATCCGTCCCTTCCTGGTGTATGCCGTGGGAGAACTGCTGGGGGTCGATAAGCAGCAGCTCGACCCCTGCGCCGCCGCCATAGAATGTATCCACGCCTATTCGCTAATCCATGACGACTTGCCCGCCATGGACAACGACTGCCTGCGCCGCGGTCAGCCAACGGTACATATCGCCTTCGATGAGGCCACCGCCATTCTTGCCGGGGATGCGCTGCAAACCCTGGCCTTCGACATTATCAGCACCGCAGACGCCGAGCTGGATGCCCAGCAAAGGCTGCAAATGGTCAAGGCACTGGCCCAAGCCTCAGGTTATGCCGGCATGTGTGGCGGCCAGGCTATCGATCTTGCCGCCACCGGCCAAAGCATAGATTTGGCCCAACTGACCCGCTTGCACAACCTCAAAACCGGTGCCCTTATCCGCTGCGCCGCCGAGCTGGCGCTGATTGCCGCCAAGGCGCCTGAGTCGGAAAAAGCCGCCCTGCGCAGCTATGCCGATGCCATAGGTCTTGCCTTCCAGGTGCAGGACGATATTCTCGACATTACCGCCACCACCGAAGAGCTGGGCAAGCCCCAAGGCTCGGATCTGAACGCCAACAAGAGCACCTTTCCCAAACTGCTGGGATTGGCAGGCGCACAGCAAACGGCCGATAACCTGGTGGCCGATGCACTATCGGCGCTGGCAAAATTGCCATACAATAGCCAGTTACTTGCAGAATTCGCCCGCTTCATCATAGAGCGCCGGGTATAA
- the grpE gene encoding nucleotide exchange factor GrpE, with the protein MSKNSTQPQQDPQDTVQESEIVTEEASLVDELTQANFRVEELEQALASAEAKVEEQKDSVIRAAAEVDNIRRRAAMDVEKANKFALEKFANELLPVLDNMERALAGGSSDEASKAMMEGVELTFKSLQTAVEKFGIKAVDPMGQAFNPEQHQAIGMQPSNDFPANTVMLVMQKGYELNGRLLRPAMVMISQGGGVDTQA; encoded by the coding sequence ATGAGTAAGAATTCGACCCAACCACAACAAGATCCACAGGATACAGTGCAGGAAAGCGAAATTGTCACCGAAGAGGCGTCTCTGGTTGACGAGCTGACCCAGGCCAATTTCCGTGTTGAGGAGTTGGAACAGGCTCTCGCCAGCGCCGAGGCCAAGGTCGAGGAGCAGAAAGATTCAGTGATCCGTGCCGCCGCCGAAGTGGACAACATTCGCCGCCGCGCCGCCATGGATGTGGAGAAGGCCAACAAGTTTGCCCTGGAAAAGTTTGCCAACGAACTCCTGCCGGTACTGGACAACATGGAGCGCGCCCTGGCCGGTGGCAGCAGCGACGAGGCCAGCAAGGCCATGATGGAAGGCGTGGAGCTGACCTTCAAGAGCCTGCAGACCGCGGTGGAAAAATTCGGGATCAAGGCGGTTGACCCCATGGGTCAGGCCTTTAACCCTGAGCAGCACCAGGCCATCGGCATGCAGCCGAGCAATGACTTCCCCGCCAATACCGTGATGTTGGTGATGCAGAAGGGCTATGAACTCAATGGTCGCCTGCTGCGTCCCGCCATGGTGATGATCTCCCAGGGCGGCGGTGTCGATACTCAGGCTTAA
- a CDS encoding flagellar motor protein MotB: MAKDKCNCPPPGAPAWLATFADLMSLLMCFFVLLLAFSEMDVMKFKQIAGSMKYAFGVQNKVEVKDIPKGTSVIALEFRPGKPEPTPIEIINQQTNEMTEPILDFQEGDSDRAGGVQQQQGEQRGGEASATAQETAEAKKSEAASAQDKINQEVKKMAQELNEQIVDGAIEIESLGQQIIIRIREKGAFGSGSGFLQPRFKPVIRAVGNLLKDVPGIITVSGHTDDMQISNELYSSNWDLSSKRAVAVAHELIKVKGFDASRMKVVGMASTAPLVPNDSAGNRARNRRVEIAIEQGKAKESDEIQVGK, from the coding sequence ATGGCCAAGGACAAGTGTAACTGTCCGCCGCCGGGGGCGCCGGCTTGGCTGGCGACCTTTGCCGATCTGATGTCACTGCTGATGTGCTTCTTTGTGTTGCTGCTGGCCTTCTCCGAAATGGACGTGATGAAGTTCAAGCAGATTGCCGGCTCCATGAAGTACGCTTTCGGGGTGCAAAACAAGGTGGAAGTGAAGGACATACCCAAGGGCACCTCGGTGATCGCCCTGGAATTCCGACCCGGCAAGCCCGAACCTACGCCCATCGAAATCATCAACCAGCAGACCAACGAGATGACAGAGCCGATCCTCGACTTCCAGGAAGGGGACTCGGATCGCGCCGGTGGTGTGCAGCAGCAACAGGGTGAGCAGCGCGGCGGCGAAGCCTCGGCCACGGCCCAGGAAACCGCTGAAGCCAAGAAGTCCGAGGCCGCCTCGGCCCAGGACAAGATCAACCAGGAAGTGAAGAAAATGGCCCAGGAGCTCAATGAGCAGATAGTGGACGGCGCCATTGAAATCGAATCCCTGGGGCAACAGATCATTATCCGTATTCGCGAGAAGGGCGCCTTCGGCTCGGGCTCGGGCTTTTTGCAACCCAGGTTCAAGCCGGTGATCCGCGCCGTGGGCAACCTGCTCAAGGATGTGCCCGGCATTATCACAGTCTCGGGTCACACCGACGACATGCAGATAAGCAACGAGCTCTACAGCTCCAACTGGGACCTGTCCTCCAAGCGCGCCGTGGCCGTGGCCCACGAGCTTATCAAGGTCAAGGGCTTTGATGCCTCCAGGATGAAGGTGGTGGGCATGGCCTCCACTGCGCCCCTGGTGCCCAACGATTCCGCCGGGAACCGCGCCCGCAACCGCCGGGTGGAAATCGCCATAGAGCAGGGCAAGGCCAAGGAATCCGACGAGATCCAGGTCGGCAAATAA
- the dxs gene encoding 1-deoxy-D-xylulose-5-phosphate synthase, which produces MSLDISQFPVLAKANTPEELRQLPQSQLPQLANELRQFLLKSVGMSSGHFASGLGTVELTVALHYVYNTPFDRLIWDVGHQAYPHKILTGRRDRMHTIRQKNGLHPFPWREESEYDTFSVGHSGTSVSAALAMAVAADKEKAGRKVVAVIGDGAMTGGMVFEAMNHAGDLDKDMLVVLNDNEMSISENVGALNNHLAQLMSGRLYTTIRESGKKVLKGMPVIKEMARRTEEHLKGMVVPGTLFEELGFNYIGPIDGHDVDAMVETLRNMRGLKGPQILHIMTKKGRGYEPAEKDPIGWHAVPKFDPSQFRKPATKPGLPTFSQVFGKWLCDMAEKDSKLLGITPAMREGSGMVEFSQRFPEQYFDAAIAEQHAVTLGAGFACEGYKPVVAIYSTFLQRGYDQLIHDVALQRLPVLFAIDRGGIVGADGPTHQGAFDLSFLRCVPNMLIMAPSDENECRQMLYTGYCHNEGPSAVRYPRGSATGAEQVEQMTALPIGKGLVKRHGKGIAVLNFGTTLAAALTAAEALDATVADMRFVKPLDEALVLELAANHEVLVTVEENAIMGGAGSGVLELLAKHRICKPVLQIGLPDEFIKHGSPEEIIAELGLDAAGIERQIRAYID; this is translated from the coding sequence ATGAGTTTGGACATTTCCCAATTTCCGGTACTGGCCAAGGCCAACACCCCAGAAGAACTCAGGCAATTGCCTCAGTCACAGCTGCCGCAACTGGCCAATGAATTACGCCAGTTCCTGCTTAAATCCGTTGGCATGTCCAGTGGCCACTTCGCCTCGGGTCTGGGTACGGTCGAGCTGACCGTGGCCCTGCATTATGTGTACAACACCCCCTTCGACCGCCTGATCTGGGACGTGGGCCACCAGGCTTACCCCCACAAGATCCTCACAGGTCGCCGCGATCGTATGCACACCATCAGGCAGAAGAATGGCCTGCATCCCTTCCCCTGGCGGGAAGAGAGTGAATACGACACCTTCAGCGTCGGCCACTCGGGCACCTCGGTCTCGGCCGCGCTCGCCATGGCGGTCGCCGCCGACAAGGAAAAGGCGGGGCGCAAAGTGGTGGCCGTTATCGGCGATGGCGCCATGACCGGCGGTATGGTGTTTGAAGCCATGAACCATGCTGGCGATCTCGACAAAGACATGCTGGTGGTGCTGAACGACAACGAGATGTCCATCTCGGAAAACGTCGGCGCCCTCAATAACCACCTGGCCCAGCTGATGTCCGGCCGCCTGTACACCACCATTCGCGAGAGCGGCAAAAAGGTGCTCAAGGGCATGCCGGTGATCAAGGAAATGGCCAGACGCACCGAAGAACACCTCAAGGGTATGGTCGTCCCCGGCACCCTGTTCGAGGAGCTGGGCTTCAACTACATAGGCCCCATCGACGGCCACGATGTGGATGCCATGGTCGAGACCCTGCGCAATATGCGCGGCCTCAAGGGCCCGCAAATCCTGCACATCATGACCAAGAAGGGCCGCGGCTACGAGCCGGCGGAAAAAGATCCCATTGGCTGGCATGCCGTGCCCAAGTTCGACCCCAGCCAGTTCCGCAAACCGGCCACCAAGCCGGGACTGCCCACCTTCAGTCAGGTGTTTGGCAAATGGCTGTGCGACATGGCCGAAAAAGACAGCAAGCTGCTCGGCATCACCCCGGCCATGCGTGAAGGCTCGGGTATGGTGGAATTTTCCCAGCGCTTCCCGGAGCAGTATTTCGATGCCGCCATCGCCGAGCAGCATGCCGTGACCCTGGGGGCCGGTTTTGCCTGCGAAGGCTATAAGCCCGTGGTCGCCATCTACTCCACCTTTTTGCAGCGCGGTTACGATCAGCTGATCCACGATGTGGCGCTGCAACGTCTGCCCGTGCTGTTTGCCATCGATCGCGGCGGCATAGTGGGTGCCGATGGTCCAACCCACCAGGGCGCCTTCGATCTCAGCTTCCTGCGCTGTGTGCCCAACATGCTGATCATGGCACCAAGCGATGAAAACGAATGTCGGCAAATGCTGTACACAGGCTATTGCCACAACGAAGGACCAAGCGCGGTGCGCTATCCCCGTGGCAGTGCCACAGGTGCCGAGCAGGTGGAACAAATGACTGCCCTGCCCATAGGCAAAGGGCTGGTGAAACGCCATGGCAAGGGCATAGCCGTGCTCAACTTCGGCACCACCTTGGCCGCAGCCCTGACCGCGGCCGAGGCGCTGGATGCCACAGTGGCCGACATGCGTTTCGTTAAGCCTCTGGATGAAGCCCTGGTGCTGGAACTGGCTGCCAACCATGAGGTGCTGGTGACTGTGGAAGAGAACGCCATCATGGGCGGCGCCGGCAGCGGTGTGCTGGAACTGCTGGCCAAACACCGCATCTGCAAGCCTGTGCTGCAAATCGGCCTGCCCGATGAGTTCATCAAGCACGGCTCGCCGGAAGAAATCATCGCCGAGCTGGGCCTCGATGCTGCAGGTATCGAGCGTCAGATCCGCGCCTATATCGACTGA
- a CDS encoding DEAD/DEAH box helicase produces MSFEQLGLDQPLLHAVADVGYRQPTPIQQQVIPEALKGRDMLACARTGTGKTAAFLLPLLQRLNASSAQEQAQANAGPRALVLVPTRELAQQVALAAERYSQATALRTLAVYGGANIRPQARALASGIDLLVATPGRLFDLVNHFGLRLDAVSVLVVDEADRMLDLGFVRDIHKCRALIAAEHQTLCFSATFDARVQALGRELLRDPLWIQATATEAEGKLSQQVWQLDSRRRSEFLAELIGRNNWQQVLVFVASRQQAGQLCQELKLDGLKAEEFHGERTQGARNRALDAFKEGKLRVLVATDVAARGLHIEALPVVVNFGLPEADEDFTHRIGRSARAGQDGLALTLVTAKELPRLKLIAAKAGIALPDAAFPAGYEPGAPLPARYRELPPEGGAVAGGYREDKPRRRSDARGPGNSSSGNRGSGSSSQGNRGSGNRGSGNRNPDSRGDNLNRKAFGAPGKKSPGGKAGR; encoded by the coding sequence ATGAGCTTTGAACAACTCGGCCTTGACCAGCCCTTGCTGCATGCCGTTGCCGATGTGGGTTATCGGCAGCCGACTCCGATACAGCAACAGGTGATCCCCGAGGCGCTCAAGGGGCGGGACATGTTGGCCTGCGCCCGCACAGGCACGGGCAAAACAGCGGCCTTTTTGCTGCCGCTGCTGCAAAGGCTAAATGCCTCATCGGCACAGGAACAGGCACAGGCCAACGCTGGGCCAAGAGCCCTGGTGCTGGTGCCGACCCGGGAGTTGGCCCAGCAGGTGGCCCTGGCCGCCGAGCGCTACAGCCAGGCCACTGCGCTGCGGACCCTGGCGGTGTACGGCGGTGCCAACATTCGTCCCCAGGCCAGGGCACTGGCGAGCGGAATTGACCTCCTGGTGGCAACCCCGGGACGGCTGTTCGATCTGGTCAATCATTTCGGACTGCGCCTGGATGCGGTTTCGGTTCTGGTGGTCGATGAGGCCGACCGCATGCTGGATCTGGGCTTTGTGCGTGATATTCACAAATGCCGGGCCCTGATAGCCGCCGAGCACCAGACCCTGTGCTTTTCTGCCACCTTCGACGCCAGGGTGCAGGCGCTGGGACGGGAGCTGCTGCGGGATCCCCTGTGGATCCAGGCGACGGCCACTGAGGCCGAGGGCAAACTCAGCCAGCAGGTGTGGCAACTGGACAGCCGGCGGCGCAGTGAGTTTCTGGCCGAGCTCATTGGCCGCAACAACTGGCAGCAGGTGCTGGTGTTTGTCGCCTCCCGGCAGCAGGCAGGGCAACTGTGCCAGGAGTTGAAACTCGATGGTCTCAAGGCCGAAGAGTTCCACGGTGAGCGCACTCAGGGGGCACGCAACAGGGCCCTTGACGCTTTCAAGGAGGGCAAGCTCAGGGTGCTGGTGGCAACCGATGTGGCGGCCCGGGGCCTGCATATCGAGGCCTTGCCCGTGGTGGTCAACTTTGGCCTGCCGGAGGCCGACGAAGACTTCACCCACAGGATAGGCCGCAGCGCCCGCGCCGGTCAGGATGGCCTGGCGCTGACTTTGGTGACTGCCAAGGAGTTGCCGCGTTTGAAGCTGATTGCGGCCAAGGCCGGCATTGCGCTGCCCGACGCGGCATTTCCTGCCGGTTATGAGCCGGGGGCGCCGTTGCCGGCCCGTTACCGGGAATTGCCACCCGAGGGGGGCGCTGTCGCCGGTGGCTACCGGGAAGACAAACCGCGGCGGCGCTCGGATGCCCGGGGCCCAGGTAACAGTAGCTCTGGAAACAGAGGCTCAGGTAGCAGTAGCCAAGGAAACAGGGGCTCAGGTAACAGAGGCTCAGGTAACAGAAACCCCGATAGCAGGGGTGACAACCTTAATAGGAAAGCTTTCGGCGCACCCGGGAAAAAATCCCCCGGCGGCAAAGCCGGTCGCTGA
- a CDS encoding CobW family GTP-binding protein, translating to MIRNPVPVNLITGFLGSGKTTLIGRLLAHKPEGETWAVLLNEFGEVGLDAALLGKHAEVVIREVPGGCLCCAAGVPTQVAVNQLLAKARPDRLLIEPTGLGHPAQILKLLQNPYLAPVLSIQTTVCLVDPRVLNDPRYTGNPLFNDQLAVADLILASKADAWGPDALAALQNYLTERGLRQEILSIGDKPLTYAPWLTRSRLEPRTKTPNDSLLRQALTPLAPGSVFDSRETEPDPQPAQDAILRREHSEGPMHSCGWIFGAGWQFDFDALLNWVNAVPSLRLKAVMITADGILAINRLGDELKLAELDDALDSRLEIISEQPLDWAQLEQGVKACFSAS from the coding sequence ATGATCCGCAATCCGGTCCCGGTGAACCTTATCACCGGCTTTCTCGGCAGTGGCAAAACCACCCTTATCGGTCGCTTGCTGGCCCACAAACCCGAAGGCGAAACCTGGGCCGTGCTGCTCAATGAGTTCGGCGAGGTGGGCCTGGATGCGGCGCTGCTGGGCAAACACGCCGAAGTGGTTATTCGCGAAGTGCCGGGGGGCTGCCTGTGCTGCGCCGCCGGGGTGCCGACCCAGGTGGCGGTTAACCAATTGCTGGCAAAGGCCAGGCCCGATCGCCTGCTGATAGAACCCACTGGGCTTGGGCACCCGGCGCAAATTCTGAAACTGCTGCAAAATCCCTATCTGGCACCCGTGCTCAGCATACAGACCACAGTGTGCCTGGTGGACCCCAGGGTACTGAATGACCCGCGCTACACGGGCAATCCCCTGTTCAACGATCAGCTGGCGGTGGCGGATCTTATCCTCGCCAGCAAGGCCGATGCCTGGGGGCCGGATGCCTTGGCGGCGTTGCAAAATTATCTTACGGAGCGAGGCTTGCGGCAGGAAATCCTCAGCATAGGGGATAAACCCTTAACTTATGCCCCCTGGCTGACCCGGTCCAGACTCGAACCCAGAACTAAGACGCCAAATGACAGCTTGTTGCGACAAGCGCTTACGCCTTTGGCGCCGGGCTCAGTGTTCGACAGCCGGGAAACTGAGCCAGATCCGCAACCTGCTCAGGACGCCATACTCAGGCGAGAACACAGCGAAGGCCCTATGCACAGCTGTGGCTGGATCTTCGGCGCCGGCTGGCAATTTGATTTCGATGCCTTGCTCAATTGGGTGAATGCCGTGCCTTCTTTGCGGCTCAAGGCTGTGATGATCACTGCCGATGGCATTTTGGCCATCAATCGCCTGGGGGATGAGCTTAAGCTGGCGGAGCTTGACGATGCCCTCGACTCCCGTCTGGAGATTATCTCCGAGCAGCCGCTCGATTGGGCGCAGCTGGAGCAGGGGGTAAAGGCCTGTTTCAGTGCATCATGA
- the nadK gene encoding NAD(+) kinase, with protein sequence MTSPFHTIGLIGKPHHSGTNLTLKRLHHWLTTQGFEVLVEERVAGELGNQVTAVDLLEIGSRCDLAIVVGGDGNMLGAARVLARFDLGVIGVNRGNLGFLTDLPPDGFEDMLADVLDGDFVTEHRFLLEAEVHRHGAIKASNTAVNEAVLHPGKIAHMIEYEVYIDDQFMYSQRADGMIVSTPTGSTAYSLSAGGAILTPNLQALILVPMFPHTLSCRPIVVDAHSTIKLVVSPDNDENLEVSCDGHVTLAVLPGDEIIIRQSAERLRLIHPKGHNYFHVLRNKLGWGSKLF encoded by the coding sequence ATGACTTCCCCGTTTCACACCATAGGCCTGATTGGCAAACCCCATCACAGTGGCACCAACCTGACGCTCAAGCGGCTGCATCACTGGCTGACGACCCAGGGATTTGAGGTTCTGGTGGAAGAACGAGTGGCCGGTGAACTGGGCAATCAGGTGACCGCCGTGGATCTGCTGGAAATCGGCAGCCGCTGCGATCTTGCCATAGTGGTGGGCGGTGACGGCAACATGCTGGGGGCCGCGCGGGTGCTGGCGAGGTTCGATCTCGGCGTTATCGGGGTCAACCGCGGCAACCTGGGCTTCCTCACCGATCTGCCCCCCGATGGTTTTGAAGACATGCTGGCGGATGTGCTGGACGGCGACTTTGTCACCGAACACAGGTTCCTGCTGGAGGCTGAGGTGCACAGGCACGGCGCCATCAAGGCCAGCAACACCGCGGTCAACGAAGCCGTGTTGCACCCGGGCAAGATAGCCCACATGATTGAATACGAGGTCTACATAGACGATCAGTTTATGTACAGCCAGCGGGCCGACGGCATGATAGTCTCGACCCCAACCGGGTCCACAGCCTACTCACTGTCGGCCGGCGGCGCCATACTCACCCCCAATCTGCAGGCGCTGATCCTGGTGCCCATGTTCCCCCACACCCTGTCTTGCCGCCCCATAGTGGTGGACGCCCACTCCACCATCAAGCTGGTGGTGTCGCCGGACAATGACGAGAACCTGGAAGTCAGCTGTGACGGCCATGTGACCCTGGCGGTACTGCCCGGCGATGAGATCATTATTCGTCAGAGCGCCGAGCGCCTGCGGTTAATCCACCCCAAGGGCCACAATTATTTCCACGTGCTGCGTAACAAACTCGGCTGGGGCAGCAAACTGTTCTGA
- a CDS encoding MATE family efflux transporter, with the protein MSEPQDNPLIRLPLPRLFWRYTLPTVASMLVTGIYVTIDGMFVGHLLGAQGLAGMMLAYPVGALVYAVGALLGMGAAALVSINLGQGNEARARRLLGNAFSLCLLSALILGTLGTVFSHDILRWLGAEGEVLDSANQYLFWYYALCIFPIISMSFTTLLRNDGRPGFVTWVLIGGGLLNTLLDYLLMMVFPLGLAGAAIATMLSQAVTGGLCLVHFFGPRTKLRINLTQMALTLDNCLNIARVGLPSLLMNLYLSIVLTLHNTALLWVGTPLHVAAYGVVSYTEAFFYLIFEGIALGTQPILSFNAGAGRHDRVREARRLALSAALLVAGLGLIVLYRHPEWMLYVFAGDNAELRPVATQAMGLYFWGLPFEGMILVGASFFQATNRPREASILTGSKLLLIALVIYSFAWLFGVKGVWVSLACVSSGLCLWMWRRFRIVDRALG; encoded by the coding sequence ATGTCCGAGCCCCAGGATAACCCGCTGATCCGCTTGCCACTGCCCAGGCTGTTCTGGCGCTATACCCTGCCGACCGTGGCCTCCATGCTGGTCACAGGCATCTATGTCACCATAGACGGCATGTTTGTCGGCCATCTGCTGGGGGCTCAGGGGCTGGCGGGCATGATGCTGGCCTATCCGGTCGGTGCCCTGGTGTATGCCGTGGGGGCCTTGCTTGGCATGGGGGCGGCGGCGCTGGTGTCCATCAATCTGGGGCAGGGCAATGAGGCCAGGGCCAGACGCCTGCTCGGTAACGCCTTCAGCCTGTGCCTGCTCAGTGCCCTGATACTGGGCACCCTGGGCACAGTCTTTTCCCACGATATTCTGCGCTGGCTCGGGGCCGAGGGTGAGGTGCTGGACAGCGCCAATCAGTATCTGTTCTGGTACTACGCCCTGTGTATTTTCCCCATCATCTCCATGAGCTTCACCACCTTGCTGCGCAACGACGGTCGTCCGGGCTTCGTGACCTGGGTGCTGATTGGCGGCGGTCTGCTCAACACCCTGCTCGATTACCTGCTGATGATGGTGTTTCCCCTGGGACTGGCCGGTGCCGCCATAGCCACCATGTTGTCCCAGGCGGTGACCGGCGGTCTGTGTCTGGTACATTTCTTCGGCCCCCGCACCAAACTCAGGATTAACCTGACCCAGATGGCGCTGACCCTGGACAACTGTCTCAATATCGCCCGGGTGGGCCTGCCCAGTCTGCTGATGAATCTGTACCTGTCGATAGTGTTGACGCTGCACAACACGGCGCTGCTGTGGGTAGGAACGCCGCTGCACGTGGCCGCCTATGGGGTGGTCAGTTATACCGAAGCCTTCTTCTATCTGATCTTCGAGGGGATCGCCCTGGGCACTCAGCCGATCCTCAGCTTCAATGCCGGCGCCGGGCGCCACGACAGGGTACGGGAGGCCAGGCGGCTGGCGCTGAGCGCGGCACTGCTGGTGGCAGGTCTTGGGCTGATTGTGCTCTACCGTCACCCAGAGTGGATGCTGTATGTGTTTGCCGGGGATAATGCCGAACTCAGGCCGGTGGCCACACAGGCCATGGGGCTGTATTTCTGGGGTTTGCCCTTTGAGGGCATGATCCTGGTGGGGGCCAGTTTCTTCCAGGCCACCAACAGGCCCAGGGAAGCCTCGATACTGACCGGTAGCAAGTTGTTGCTGATAGCCCTGGTGATCTACAGCTTTGCCTGGCTGTTCGGGGTCAAGGGGGTCTGGGTGTCGCTGGCCTGTGTCAGCAGCGGCCTCTGCCTGTGGATGTGGCGCCGCTTCAGGATCGTTGACCGGGCTCTGGGCTAA
- the xseB gene encoding exodeoxyribonuclease VII small subunit, whose amino-acid sequence MAKKPDSLTFEESLLELERIVSELEQGDVSLDDALKQFERGIGLVRASQAKLEQAEQKVAILLKQEPDAPLADFLPEGE is encoded by the coding sequence GTGGCCAAAAAACCCGACAGCTTAACCTTTGAAGAGTCCCTGCTTGAGCTCGAACGCATAGTGAGCGAGTTGGAACAGGGGGATGTGTCCCTCGATGATGCCCTCAAGCAATTCGAGCGCGGCATAGGACTGGTGCGCGCCAGCCAGGCCAAGCTGGAACAGGCGGAGCAAAAGGTCGCCATACTGCTCAAGCAGGAGCCGGATGCGCCCCTGGCAGACTTCCTGCCCGAGGGTGAATAA